In Leishmania donovani BPK282A1 complete genome, chromosome 28, the genomic stretch GTTCGCGTGGCACGAGacgtgcgtgcagcgccgctgccacgagcgagaggccgtggcggcggagctcgCGGAGCGGTGCTCCGAGGTGCGACTCTCCATGGCCTCGCGCCTGGCCAACTTTGCTGCTGTAGCAGATGTCCCCGTGACGGAGCTGTCTGGGTAGGCTCTTTGCAGTATTCATGACAAGCGGCAAAACTTCGGTACAGTATGCATGCAGAGAAGCGGGGAAGTTTTGCGAGCTCGTGAGTGCCTGCCCAGCGCGCGAGCATTGTGTTGCACTGAATGGAATTGGTCTTGTGTTGGCCTGCTTCCGAACAACCAAAAAATAAATGCAGCGCGACGATGCAGCGTACGtgggcgtcgctgcggctctctctctccctctcgagCTCTCtcgtggcgcacgcacggcgaATAAGAAACACAATCAGCAACTCGATGCAGCGCATCCGTCACCGCTACAGCTGTTTCGGCGTCGCCTGTGCGTTCCATATAGACTGAGAgctgtgtgtctgtgttggcgcgcctctctctgtttccaTCGTGTGTCCAGGACTACCTTGTGCTCGTCAAGCAAGCATACTAACGTTTCTTTAGGTGCCCTGACTCTTGGTGCCGAAATCGCATGCACCACTGACCGTGTTCCCACTTTGCCAAgcctttctctccttttttctttctcgcGTCGTGGCGTGCGTTGGCTCGGCTACACTTCACCTCCGCATTTCTTGCACCTACAATGCAACGCAGACGTGAGACCCTCCACCGCATCATTGCCCAGCACaccagcccccccccccgacgcCTTCATGCGTTGCATCGTTGCTGATTAACAttaccgctgccgcgcgttGAAGAGCAGATGCGGTTACCTGAGGGAACATCGCACACGGTTGCGCGGGGCACCTGCGCAACGCTCCATCGCGCCTTTCCCAGCCAGACTTGCGGACAGGCCCCGACCCCACCCCTTTCACACACAGCCACGCACATCAGCGACGGGAGCCCAGCAGCCAACATGCATGGCCTACacatgcgctgccgccaacaGCGCCTCTTCACTGGCGCCTTGTTCCCAGAGACCCTCAACGATCAGATCGCCGCATTTGCGCGTCGTCACAAGCTGCAGAGCGACGTGTGGGTGCCGCGCAAAGCCTTCGACACGGCACTCAAGCCGTACAATGTATACATTCTGCCGAAGGCGACCCTCTGCGACCTCACCCTCACCCCGGGTGGCGGCATGGGCGATGTGACGGCGGCTATCGGCATAGACCGATGTCTTGTGAACGCTGAGCAGACATCGAACCGGCATCTACTCGAGAGTTTTGCCGACTTCATGGTGTCGTGCCTCACCCCGCCTGAGCAGCTCCCAACACGCATTCAAATCCAGTCCTTCccacccgctgccgctgcgggtACGCAGGTGGCCTGTCACACAGCCGCTGCTTTGCCATTATCGGGGCGCCAAACGCAAAGGAAGAACGCCAGCGAATACTTCagtgccgccagcggcggcgagtgcCCCACTCCCttgctggcggcagcgacggacTCCGGCCTCTTCCCTGTTCTCCCGCCCGACCCCACCTGGGACACGTTAGTACCCTTTCGGCACCCGCTCGCCCTGAACGGGTCGCTGTTGGTTGGCACCGATACGACTGCGCAGTTGCTGAAGTGGCAACAGGAGAGTTACAAGTGGAATAACTACTGGCGTCGTCTGCGGGGGGGaaagtggcggcggcagagcttTTATTCCGTGTGCGACACCGAAGTGCCGGGCCGGTACAACCCGTATTTCTGCGTCCGCTACGTgccgcacacgtacacaaaCCTCATCTTCCCGCTGGCTACCGCAGTGCTGATGCGGCACCGTGCCGTCGCACACAAGTACGTGTCGCGACTGTGGCTGACACTGAAGCAGGCAGAGGAGCTGTTCGGCACAAGCCTGCTTCCCGAACGCGCCAACGATGAACCGGTCGTATACTGCAATTACTTTACCGCTGGCATGGAGGCCACCGCCTTCTACTGCGCAGACCAgttcgccggcggcagcaccatctTCCCGACCGCGCGCGAGCTCGACATTGCGGCGAAAGGCGTGAGGCTGCCTTCCGCGAAGCTGCGCGCATACCCGCTGCTTGCCCGCCTGCTTGACCAGTACGAGGAGGGGAAGACGACCGATGGTGCAAGTGGTGACAGACCTGGCACGGATCAGACAATGCTCGACGCCGGCCGACACGTGGAGTTTTTTCAGCACAGGCAGCGGTGTGGGGCAGTCCGGCTGCATGGCTTCTGGAAGccagagacagagaggaaTTATCTGCAAAACACCAGGATGGCTGGAACCCTCGCGCGCCAGTGTCTGCTGTGCGACTACCCCCGGCCACTCTTCTTCTCTCACCGCGCGCTTCTCGCCTTCCATCTCCGCCTACAGGAAGGTGAACAGGGCATCGTCCAAACACGGCTGCCGATTCGCGTGAACAAGCTCTTGGCATGGTGCAAAGGCGAGTGCTGGTTCAACgtgtcgcagctgcgcgagccgACTGTGGCGCAAGAGCTGATGGACCACCCACCCGTGCACTTTCTCACGCGCCGGAGTCTTCAAGGCGTTGTCGCCGTCAACTGCTGCCGTGCCCAATGTGCACGGCGATGTGAcacagcggctgctgccgtttCGTCGAGCTCGCCAACGTCTTCCGTCCCCACGCGATGCAACTTTAGCGCAGAGTGGATCCCCGCTTACGTTCTGGAGATGACggggtggcggctgcgggaAGGCGCCCAAGGCGTGCCATACGTTCCGCTCGCTGCGGGGGCCGCGTTCAAACACTTTCCTCTCGGTGGCAACATCCTCTTCTCCATGGCGGACGTCAGCCTGCACGACGCTGCGAAGGACTGGCTGCGGCGCTACACCCCTGTCGACCAGGAGGGGTATCCTTTCCTTCGTGGCCTGCGCCAGGCAATGACGCTACGCGCCTTCGAGCGGGGGTACCGCGCCCACCAGTGGCTGATCCACCGCGTGCGCAAGAATGGGGGCTTCTCGCCCCCCTTGCTGACGTTACGGGGAGCGTTCAAGCCAGTGTGCATGTCTGCCTCTCAGCCGCTACTCGCCACATCCGCGTTCGTGAAGGCACCGTTCGTGCGAATGGGCAACTTTGAGTTTGTCaacgcggaggaggtggcgtgGATGAGCAGAGCACATCCGTGCAagggcgccgcagcgcaagagagcggcgccgaggGGCCTGATGCACCGCTCCTTCagatgagcagcggcgcgcgcttTCAGGTGGAGTCGGGGATGGGAATGTCGGCGGAATCCCTGCTGCGGCATTCCGTCAGGGAGACGGACGATGCGGCAGCCTTGGGCGATACTGCAACCTTCGACGGGCATGACGTCGGTGAGGCGGACGACTGCAGTGAAGTCGACGAGGGATGGACAAGTGGTGATCTCTCCACACTTCTGTACGTTCAATAGAAGAGCGCCACAAAACGGGCGCACTCTCGGTGGCGCTACTTCGGCTGAGCGAGGAGGGGAGTTGTGGGGTTGCGTGTGCCTTCTGTCCTGATGAAGGAAAATGGTTTatgtgcccccccccctcgctaTGAACGTGTATCGGCGTGCCGGCGGTTGCAGAGGCCATCGCCACTTGgcatctctctttttgtttgcctCATCGAGAGTATTGTCACCTACTCTAGTGTTTTTCATTGAACCGCTTTCTTCAcccgcacatgcacacctaCAGATCCGCTCTCTCTACCCTGCGCaagtatgtgtgtgcgtgcggcgtTCCCTCTTCGTACCCCCTACTCTCGTCTCTTCAGGCCTgtgaagagaagaggagggccTCTCTGCTATCCAGCTGCTGTTTCCGCTGAGACTTCCTTTTATATGTACAGGTAAATGTAGatatacacacacatttTTTCTTCCGCATCCCAGAAGTTTTGCATTGTGCTGGGTGGATGATACAGCGGTGCACGGCAACTCGCGACTCCGGCGCCtggcgcgcgcatgcatcagacagagagaaactCTAGCGAGAGCTGCTAATGCCCCTAGCCAATAGAAGAGGCACTCCGAAGATCGGGACCGCACTGCACCACGTGTCGTAGTGCGTGgggtgcttgtgtgcacgcaACTTGCAGTTCTCTCTGTACGCCCCTGACCTGCTCACATGTTAGCTTCAGAGCGTCTTCCAATGCGGCCGTTGCCTTGCTGCCCTCCTGTGCACCCGCGCGACCGTCTTCCGCTCTCAACCCCTGTCCGCGCGAAGGTTCGggcctttttcttcttcaaACTGGATATGTCCGGCTCCCTTGGGTGTCTCCGCACTTTTCTCCCTTCTCGATGCGGCGAGCAAGATCGTCGCGGCTCATTCAACAACGCGTGTGGGAGGCACCCTGACCATCCAACGGCCtgctcacgcacacgtgtgtaCGTCGGTGCGGGTGTGTTGCCTTCCTTTATTatctcttccctcttttgTTGCTACCGTCACCGGGTGACCCCGCTCCTTGCCGCGACTACCTTCTCAGTTGCTTCCCTGGTTACGTCGGAACGCTTCTTTCACTCCCCAGCATCGTCGACGTGGCGCGAGGTGTGTGCCATCACGGAGAGTCGCCGGCCCATCGTTGGAAAGCAAGCCAACAATTACAAAAGACGACGACTTCCCACTGTGGATGGTGGAagggcgcgcgcacacaagcacacacgtgaGGCGGAGCATAGACGGTaacaaaaagcaaaaaaaaattgGGTTAGCGATGTTGTGTGCCGTTCGAAACTCACATCGACGCTGACTCCCTGATCCATAGACGCCACCAGCATCTCAATAGACTGAGAAgcagacacacactcacacacacacacacacgcgcgcgcgcgcgcgtaagtgaacacacaaagaaaacgatTGTGAGGGGGCGTACTCGACTGCCCACTCGCGCAGCATTTTGCAGCGGCTGGACATCTTTATGCTCCTCACCTTTGCGCAGCACAAGTAGAAAGCAGGCGTCATGCGACCCTCGAGAGACCGGGACGCCGCTCGCCGCAaacggcgccgcgcgcgagaggACGAGGTCGATGCCACAGGCCCGCACCCACCGAGGCGAGAGGAGGTCGAGGACGACGATGAAGCGGACCACTCCTCCGGTGACGAGGccaacgacgaggagggggaagactTGTACGGGGAGAACTTCATGCAGGACTATCTCCAGCCGGAtgaggagagcgaggtggCCGAGGAGGAAGTCGGCGAGGACAACGACTGGATTGCAGACGACGACAGCTCCGTTTCCGAGATCTCCGAGGGCGGCCGCATCGCTGTGGATGAGCTGCTCGAGCGCCGTcgggagaaagaggaggcgctAGCCGAGGAGCggaggcagctgcaggaagGCATCTTCAGCGAcgtggacgacgacgatggcgacgatgacgatgatgcgTCGTGGGCTTCCGAAGAGGGCGCGGGCGGTTTGACACGGAGTGGGGGCGCCGCGGTTGGCGATCAAGGCAGCGACATCGATCACGGAGAGGACGTCGGCTACGGCGATCCCAACGACGAAGCCTACGTGCGTGGAGACCTGGAGTCGATGAACTTCAactggcggcagccgcagggGGAGCTGGTGGAGTGGCTTGCGCAGGAGCTGCCTCGCCGCGTGATTAAGAACCGCATCTACAACTTCTACTACAACTACATCGTGAACGACGTCAGCGTCTACGAGGAGAAGGTGAACGCAATGACACGCGAAAACGACAAGAGTTTTCAGCTGAGCTACGATCATCTGAGCCGCGTGTACGACAGTGTTCTCGCGCTGTGGCTGGTGGACGCTCCAGATCCGATGATCGAGCTACTGGAGGAGGCTGCCAACTACTTCACCTTCAAGCTATACCCGCAGTATCGCAAGGTGCACTCGCACATCTTTGTTCGGATTTGCGACCTGCCCTTGTGCGATCCGATCCGCGACTTTCGCCAGGTGCACATGAATGTGCTCGTacgggtggagggggtggtgatTCGCCGCTCACCGGTGTACCCGCAGATGGACGCCGTCAAGTACGACTGCGCGCGGTGCTCCTACATTATCGGTCCCATCTACCAGCGCGGCGACAAGGAGCAGCGCGTGAGCATGTGCCCCAGCTGCCACAGCAAGGGGCCGTTCCGCGTGAACATGCGCCTGACGGAGTACCGCAACCATCAAACGATAGTTCTGCAGGAGCCCCCTGGCAAGGTACCGCCtgggcggctgccgcgcagcttGGAGGTGGTACTGACGAACGACCTCATTGATCGCGCGAAACCTGGCGAAGAGGTGGACGTGACGGGGATATACCGCAACAACTTCGATCCGTTGCTCAACAGCCGCCAAGGCTTTCCCGTCTTCACGACCGTGCTGCACGCGAACAACGTTATCCGACGCACTACGGAGCTGGGCATGTTTCGGCTGCCAGATGATGAACGACAACGCATTATAGAGCTCAGTAAGTCGCCCAACATTCGAAAGAAGCTCTTACAGTCCATTGCGCCGAGCATCCACGGCCGCGACGACATCAAGCtcgggctgctgctggccatGATGGGTGCAGTGCCAAAGGACATCGGCGGCGACCAGTCGCATCGCATTCGGGGCGACATCAACGTCCTCATGGTTGGCGATCCCGGCTGCGCAAAGTCGCAGTTTCTCAAGTTTGTTGAGAAAACGGCTGACCGCACAGTCTTCACGACTGGCCGCGGCTCCACCGCTGTTGGTCTGACGGCATCTGTGCACAAGGACAGCGTCAATGGCGACTTCGTgctggagggcggcgccCTCGTCATTGCGgaccgcggctgctgcctcaTTGACGAGTTCGACAAAATGTCTGACCAAGATCGAACGTCCATCCACGAGGCTATGGAACAGCAGACGATCTCGGTGGCGCGCGGTGGCATTGTAACGACGCTGtccgcgcgctgctgcatcatcgcggcggcgaatCCAATGGGCGGCCGCTACGACCCTTCTACCTCGTTTGATGCCAACGTGAATCTTACCACACCGATCCTCTCCCGCTTCGACTTGTTGTTTGTGGTGCGGGATGAGGTGAACGTCGAGTTGGACGAGCGGCTTGCGACGTTTATCTGCGACTCGCACATGCGCAACCACCCGCGAACGCAGGAGGAGACGCGGCTTCTGCAGCGCGACAGGCACGAGGAGCTGTCGAGGTTGCGCTACGCGCTGGAGAACGCGTCAACAGAGGGCGAGCGCGAGGAgtgcgaggagcagctgcggcgcctgcgcgagAGCGTCGAGGATTCTTCCCGCTTCGAGGACGACGACCCAGACAGCGACAAGCCGCTCCCGCAATCCTTGCTGCGCAAGTACATCCTGTTCGCGAAGAGTCACTGCTTTCCCCGCATCTCCAACATCGACCCCGATACCATTGCACGTCTATATgtcgagctgcggcaggagtCGAAgcacggcggcatcgccatcaCAGTGCGGCACATGGAATCCGTCATTCGCCTCTccgaggcgcacgcacgggtGCATCTTCGGGAATACGTAACCGACGAGGACGTCACCGCGGCCgtctcgctctttctccgcTGCTTCATACAGACACAGAAGTACAGTCTACGCAGcgcgatggaggcgcgcTTCCGCAAGTTCCTCGAATCCGACACGGAAAGTCTACCACTCATTCGCCACCGCATCaaggtggcggtgcagacGGTGCGCCAGTTCGAGCGCCAGCTGTCTGGTGGGGTGGAGCCGACCCAAGTGCGCATCGACGTATCGGAGCTGGACTACTACACAGCGAACATGTCTCAAGAGGCCCTGAACGCCTTCTATGAGAGTGCGGAGTTCAGGAAGGAGTACCGGCTGATTCGCGACCCCGTGACGCACGCGCCTCTGCAGATTGAGCACTCGCTGGCGTGACGCGTGCCGTGCGCTTGccccctctctgctgcgACTTCCAATGCGCATTAAAGGCACGACAGGTGCTGTATCAacagaaaacgaagaaagagagataAGCCTTTGGATGGGGCAGGGGGCGTGTCGttaggtgtgtgtgtgtgcgcgcgtgtctccGAGTCATGTCGATCGACGAAATGCCCTCTCGCCTGCTGGTTTGTGTAGGCGTGTGCATTCACCGCGTTTGGTGATGGGCgctctgttttcttttcctaTCTTTGGTGTGGTCGCCCGCATGTCCCGTCTCTTGTGTTCGCggtgcccccccctccctttgtGTTGCTGTTTGGCCCGTTGAGCCGCGGCACGGTtgctcgcgcgcgcccgCCGTGCGGAGGGGACGTTCTCTGCACAGCTCTCCAACAttcacatacacacaccagcacgtGAAAGGGCAACAAAGAGAACGCAGtcgtgcacgcacagactGTTGCTCCATTCTGCGAGATTGAGGAGACGGCAAATCGTGCTTAGTGTGCCATATGTCGGCTTCCAGATTCGAGATGCGCGGTatggtgcggcagccgcatcacCACTTCGGCAGCAACGCGCAAGACATGCATGAGCGCTGCAACGTAGCTGCACACCTACTTGTGCTTCTTTactttctctgtctctcccgTTTCTCTGCATGAACGCCAACTCTCCCCACACATTCCTTTGTCGTCCCTTTCTCCTGCTTACGTCAGTCATGCACGCAATAGAAGTGGAGCTGTCGCCGGGCAGCGCGGTGAAATGCGTCTCTGCTTGCGTCGAGCACCGCGCTGGTGACGCGGAGCAGGACACGGATCGCCTCTCTCGAGATCAGTACTACTACAACTATGCAAGCCGCCCAGTCTCTTTTCCGAAGTCCCTCGGCGCATCAACTGCCTCTCCGATGGCACCGGCAAGCACAGCGATGGGTGGCCTGCAGGAGGCGGACACatcctctctttcttcccGACTGCTGTTAGAGATGGAGGTGGACACAATCCTGCGCGGAGACCACAGCAGTGAGAGATGCAGCAGCCCGCCGAGAAGCTGCCACGACAGCATCCGTtgcgacagcgccgtgcagcagaCAGCTCTGCGCGCTGGTATCGTGGAGCCGCGCTGGGCCAAGTCCAACTCTTCGAGAGTGCATTCTGCCACCGAGGCCATCAGAGAGAGCACCATTCCGTGGCGCGACTCGCCGGAAAATGCCTATCGTGCCGGTCCGGGCAGCACACTCTCGCTGcgacctcctccgccatTGTCATACGTAACATCGCGCagtggcacacgcacaggaaCGCATGCATCTGCACGTGTCGCTTCCCTGTCTGCTGCAGTTTCTGCGCCACCTGCATCCTCCACGAAGCCATGGGATGCCAGGGTAGGACCTCCCCGAGTGTCGACTGCCCCTCAGCCGTGCCTGCCCCGCGGACGGAGTGCCGCCATGCACGAGAGTATCGCTCGCTTCCTGACCGTGGAAGAGGCGACGGCCTCAGGCGCTAGCGGGGCTGCATTCTCGCCATGCACGAGCAGCCCGCCAGTCCGTGAGGCCTCCGCGGCTACGgtcgcctccagcgcgtcTTCAACATTGCCGCGCACTCCagcgagggaagaggagaacaGCGAAAAGCACCGCACGGCTCGTTTGACGCAcaagacggcggcgactgCCGACCTGCGACCGCGTAATGCCCTCTTCGCACCTCTTCCGGTGAATCAaactcgcgctgccgcttccagATCGCATGTCTCAAAGAGGTCCTTCTCcgcttcctctgccgccaGGGGCGCAGCTGGCGTAGGCGGTGGCCAACGGGACGGGCGCACCACCCTCGTGGCTAAGCGCAGCGTCATTCCGAAGACGGAAGGGGTGCGATTATCATCGCCGTTAGCGGAGCCGGCAAGAACGATAGTCACCTCTCGTCTTTCCTACACGGATCCAAAGACGTTGGCGTCCCtcgacaccgccgcgacAATGTCGTCCGAAGGACCCCTCGAcgtggtggaggcgctcaTCTTTAACGAAACTGTGGTGACGGTGACCTGTGCTACGTGCCAGCTATCAATCGACGTCTTTGCTCTTCGCCTTGCTGGCACTGAGCTGCCCCAAGTCTGCCACTGCCCTCTCTGTGGGAGCCCGTGCACATGGACGGCGTGCTTTGGGACTGTGTAGAGGCACTCACGCACCCAAGCCAGGGCCGACATCCCCGCCTCTACCACGGCATCATGCATGAACAGCCTTGTGCAGGACAGCGTATCCCTTCCGGCTGTTGCTTTTGCTTTTTGCTCTGCGCGCAACTCCTAgcgctttcttttccctttgcATCGGCGTTTCTTCTGCACCTACTCTGCGGCGTTCTGCACATGACGAGCGGGCCGCACCTTGTCTCGATGCGGCGGTGAAGGGAcgggagggcggcggccaTGGACATGCCGcacttcttctctctttccatCTGTGCTCATCCCTGCATCTCCACTCTCTTTCCGGCCTCATGctctgcttttcttttttagCTATTTTTCGAGTGTGCTGGTCTTCATGATGCGT encodes the following:
- a CDS encoding minichromosome maintenance (MCM) complex subunit, putative encodes the protein MRPSRDRDAARRKRRRAREDEVDATGPHPPRREEVEDDDEADHSSGDEANDEEGEDLYGENFMQDYLQPDEESEVAEEEVGEDNDWIADDDSSVSEISEGGRIAVDELLERRREKEEALAEERRQLQEGIFSDVDDDDGDDDDDASWASEEGAGGLTRSGGAAVGDQGSDIDHGEDVGYGDPNDEAYVRGDLESMNFNWRQPQGELVEWLAQELPRRVIKNRIYNFYYNYIVNDVSVYEEKVNAMTRENDKSFQLSYDHLSRVYDSVLALWLVDAPDPMIELLEEAANYFTFKLYPQYRKVHSHIFVRICDLPLCDPIRDFRQVHMNVLVRVEGVVIRRSPVYPQMDAVKYDCARCSYIIGPIYQRGDKEQRVSMCPSCHSKGPFRVNMRLTEYRNHQTIVLQEPPGKVPPGRLPRSLEVVLTNDLIDRAKPGEEVDVTGIYRNNFDPLLNSRQGFPVFTTVLHANNVIRRTTELGMFRLPDDERQRIIELSKSPNIRKKLLQSIAPSIHGRDDIKLGLLLAMMGAVPKDIGGDQSHRIRGDINVLMVGDPGCAKSQFLKFVEKTADRTVFTTGRGSTAVGLTASVHKDSVNGDFVLEGGALVIADRGCCLIDEFDKMSDQDRTSIHEAMEQQTISVARGGIVTTLSARCCIIAAANPMGGRYDPSTSFDANVNLTTPILSRFDLLFVVRDEVNVELDERLATFICDSHMRNHPRTQEETRLLQRDRHEELSRLRYALENASTEGEREECEEQLRRLRESVEDSSRFEDDDPDSDKPLPQSLLRKYILFAKSHCFPRISNIDPDTIARLYVELRQESKHGGIAITVRHMESVIRLSEAHARVHLREYVTDEDVTAAVSLFLRCFIQTQKYSLRSAMEARFRKFLESDTESLPLIRHRIKVAVQTVRQFERQLSGGVEPTQVRIDVSELDYYTANMSQEALNAFYESAEFRKEYRLIRDPVTHAPLQIEHSLA